Proteins encoded by one window of Pseudonocardia alni:
- a CDS encoding NAD-dependent epimerase/dehydratase family protein has product MRVLVTGGAGFIGSHVADRFVADGHEVVLFDALLPQAHGGEAPELDHELVRGDVRDADTLSRLLPGVDAVCHQAAMVGHGVSPADAPDYASHNDLGTAVLLAQMHAAKVDRLVLAGSMVVYGEGRYDCPDHGVVRPGPRALDDIDAGRYEPRCPECGKDLESGLVPESAPVDPRSTYAATKLAQEHLASAWARQTGGTVWSLRYHNVYGPRMPRDTPYAGVASIFRSALERGEAPRVMEDGRQRRDFVHVTDVAAANAAALVAAPEPTGFGAANVCSGEPHTIGDLAAELARAMDGPEPEIVGGARPGDVRHVVADPAYAAARLGFRARTTFTDGVTAFATDPLRSPITTNR; this is encoded by the coding sequence ATGCGCGTCCTCGTCACCGGCGGTGCCGGATTCATCGGGTCCCACGTCGCCGACCGCTTCGTCGCGGACGGCCACGAGGTCGTCCTGTTCGACGCGCTGCTGCCGCAGGCGCACGGCGGCGAGGCCCCGGAGCTGGACCACGAGCTGGTCCGCGGCGACGTGCGCGACGCCGACACCCTGTCCCGGCTCCTGCCGGGGGTGGACGCGGTCTGCCACCAGGCCGCCATGGTCGGGCACGGTGTCTCCCCCGCCGACGCCCCCGACTACGCCTCCCACAACGACCTCGGCACCGCGGTGCTGCTGGCGCAGATGCACGCCGCGAAGGTGGACCGGCTCGTGCTGGCCGGGTCGATGGTCGTCTACGGGGAGGGCCGTTACGACTGCCCCGACCACGGCGTCGTCCGGCCCGGGCCGCGTGCGCTCGACGACATCGACGCCGGCCGCTACGAGCCCCGCTGCCCGGAGTGCGGCAAGGACCTCGAGTCCGGCCTCGTCCCGGAGTCCGCGCCGGTCGACCCGCGCAGCACCTACGCCGCCACCAAGCTCGCCCAGGAGCACCTCGCGAGCGCCTGGGCCCGCCAGACCGGCGGGACGGTGTGGTCGCTGCGCTACCACAACGTCTACGGCCCGCGGATGCCCCGCGACACCCCGTACGCGGGCGTCGCGTCGATCTTCCGGTCCGCGCTGGAGCGCGGTGAGGCGCCGCGGGTGATGGAGGACGGCCGGCAGCGCCGGGACTTCGTGCACGTCACCGACGTCGCGGCCGCCAACGCCGCCGCACTCGTCGCCGCCCCGGAGCCGACCGGCTTCGGCGCCGCGAACGTCTGCTCCGGCGAGCCGCACACCATCGGCGACCTCGCCGCCGAGCTGGCCCGCGCGATGGACGGCCCCGAGCCCGAGATCGTCGGCGGCGCCCGGCCCGGCGACGTGCGCCACGTCGTCGCCGATCCGGCCTACGCGGCGGCCCGGCT
- the ku gene encoding non-homologous end joining protein Ku, with protein MRAIWSGAVSFGLVSVPIKVYSATSNHDVRFHQVHGEDGGRIRYKRTCEVCGEEVTYADIVKGFETPDGELITLDDSDLASLPVKTGHEIDVIEFVPNDQIDPMLFDKSYYLEPETKAAKPYALLREALEETDRTAVVKVALRQRETLALLRVRGKAIVLQTLIWQDEIREPEFDILAGEVDLKPQELKMASSLVESMGADFDPSEFHDEYRDAMADLIEAKKSDGDARPAPAAEAADDGGDSMSDLLSALQASVDAARSTKSDSGSGSGPTEKKTPNRRSSSRTKKTEENDAETGTDDAKPAKPATTRRRSTKKTA; from the coding sequence ATGCGCGCGATCTGGAGCGGGGCCGTGTCCTTCGGGCTGGTCAGCGTGCCGATCAAGGTCTATTCGGCGACGTCCAACCACGACGTCCGGTTCCACCAGGTGCACGGTGAGGACGGCGGCCGCATCCGCTACAAGCGGACCTGCGAGGTGTGCGGCGAGGAGGTCACCTACGCCGACATCGTGAAGGGCTTCGAGACCCCCGACGGCGAGCTGATCACCCTCGACGACTCCGACCTCGCGTCGCTGCCCGTGAAGACGGGGCACGAGATCGACGTCATCGAGTTCGTGCCGAACGACCAGATCGACCCGATGCTGTTCGACAAGAGCTACTACCTCGAGCCGGAGACCAAGGCCGCCAAGCCCTACGCGCTGCTGCGCGAGGCACTCGAGGAGACCGACCGCACCGCCGTGGTGAAGGTGGCGCTGCGCCAGCGCGAGACCCTCGCGCTGCTGCGGGTGCGCGGCAAGGCGATCGTGCTCCAGACCCTCATCTGGCAGGACGAGATCCGCGAGCCGGAGTTCGACATCCTCGCAGGCGAGGTCGACCTCAAGCCGCAGGAACTGAAGATGGCGTCGTCGCTGGTCGAGAGCATGGGCGCGGACTTCGACCCGTCGGAGTTCCACGACGAGTACCGCGACGCGATGGCCGACCTCATCGAGGCGAAGAAGTCCGACGGCGACGCCCGCCCGGCGCCCGCCGCGGAGGCCGCCGACGACGGCGGGGACTCGATGAGCGACCTCCTGTCGGCACTGCAGGCCAGTGTGGACGCGGCCCGGTCGACGAAGTCGGACTCCGGGTCGGGGTCCGGGCCGACGGAGAAGAAGACCCCGAACCGGCGATCGTCCTCCCGGACGAAGAAGACCGAGGAGAACGACGCCGAGACCGGCACCGACGACGCGAAGCCCGCGAAGCCGGCCACCACACGTCGGCGGTCGACGAAGAAGACCGCCTGA
- a CDS encoding nucleoside phosphorylase, which yields MDLPLHEDDLDAEGVIRASAITPLRPDMPAAAVLCWFPEVVEDVGTRSETVTVLRSELGRSPVWRATGPGGTPVAVLHPGVGAPLAAMFLEHLAALGVRTVVGVGGAGALRHELTLGHAVVLGSALRDEGTSFHYQPPSRTIDADPDGVDAVVRVLDGAGVPHVVGRCWTTDAVFRETPARVARRRDEGCAVVDMEASALVAAARRIGVGYGQVFLAADSLAGPEWEHRGWTSAREARAGLFGLALAAAETWDGSRGSGAGPRDDPAGAADGDGRWAGGTGTP from the coding sequence ATGGACCTCCCCCTGCACGAGGACGACCTGGACGCCGAGGGCGTGATCCGGGCGTCGGCGATCACCCCGCTCCGCCCGGACATGCCGGCCGCGGCGGTGCTGTGCTGGTTCCCCGAGGTCGTCGAGGACGTCGGGACCCGCTCCGAGACGGTGACCGTGCTGCGCAGCGAGCTCGGCCGCAGCCCGGTGTGGCGTGCGACCGGGCCCGGCGGGACACCGGTCGCGGTGCTGCACCCCGGCGTCGGCGCGCCGCTGGCGGCGATGTTCCTGGAGCACCTCGCGGCGCTGGGCGTCCGCACCGTCGTCGGGGTCGGCGGGGCCGGGGCGCTGCGGCACGAGCTGACGCTGGGGCACGCCGTCGTCCTGGGCAGCGCGCTGCGCGACGAGGGCACCTCGTTCCACTACCAGCCGCCGTCGCGGACGATCGACGCCGACCCGGACGGCGTCGACGCGGTGGTCCGGGTGCTCGACGGCGCCGGGGTGCCGCACGTCGTCGGGCGGTGCTGGACCACCGACGCCGTGTTCCGGGAGACCCCGGCGCGGGTCGCGCGGCGCCGCGACGAGGGCTGCGCGGTGGTCGACATGGAGGCGTCCGCGCTGGTCGCGGCCGCGCGCCGGATCGGGGTCGGCTACGGCCAGGTGTTCCTCGCCGCGGACTCGCTCGCCGGGCCGGAGTGGGAGCACCGCGGCTGGACCAGTGCCCGCGAGGCCCGGGCGGGCCTGTTCGGCCTGGCGCTGGCCGCGGCCGAGACCTGGGACGGGAGCCGCGGCTCCGGGGCCGGACCACGCGACGACCCGGCCGGCGCCGCGGACGGGGACGGGCGGTGGGCGGGCGGGACCGGTACGCCCTAG
- a CDS encoding LCP family protein, translating into MAGDFRGPPPAGGRPPQGEPPRGGRPARPGSPGWTNQPRNPLPGHGGRPLPPPSPPQQPPGAPPSRGGRGPLRKPPPGRVAGAPPPTRAAAPPRGPVMPRPAGSGAGGAGAGVHPASQAPRDGRVTRGPSMPDWRRVRRATRGRWKAVLILLLVAFVGFGVYLDQNMTRVQALPADSQASSGTNYLIVGSDSREGLSAEDEERLATGDAAGQRTDTIMLLHTGSSGSVLVSIPRDSYLPIPGNGSNKVNAAFAFGGPELLVETVEAATGLRIDHYVEVGFGGFVGAVDAVGGVDMCVPRAIDDPKAGLDIQAGCQELDGTTALGYVRTRATPGSDFDRVQRQREFLSALLGRATSPLTLINPFRMVPLASAVTGTITVDDSDHIWNLAGLAWGMKGVSGGDGVQTTVPIGGSAGGSNLRWDRTRAQALFGALQNDQAPPESSFGP; encoded by the coding sequence ATGGCCGGAGACTTCCGCGGCCCGCCCCCCGCGGGCGGGCGTCCGCCGCAGGGCGAGCCGCCGCGCGGCGGCCGTCCCGCGCGGCCCGGCAGCCCCGGCTGGACGAACCAGCCCCGCAACCCGCTGCCCGGACACGGGGGCCGTCCGCTCCCGCCGCCGTCCCCGCCGCAGCAGCCGCCCGGGGCCCCGCCGTCGCGCGGGGGCCGCGGCCCGCTGCGCAAGCCGCCGCCCGGCCGGGTCGCCGGGGCGCCGCCACCGACCCGGGCCGCCGCGCCGCCCCGTGGTCCGGTCATGCCGCGCCCTGCCGGTTCCGGAGCCGGGGGAGCGGGGGCCGGGGTGCATCCCGCGTCGCAGGCCCCCCGCGACGGCCGGGTCACCCGCGGCCCGTCGATGCCGGACTGGCGCCGCGTCCGTCGTGCCACCCGCGGGCGCTGGAAGGCCGTGCTGATCCTGCTGCTGGTCGCGTTCGTCGGGTTCGGCGTCTACCTCGACCAGAACATGACCCGGGTGCAGGCGCTGCCCGCGGACTCCCAGGCGTCGTCGGGGACGAACTACCTGATCGTGGGATCGGACAGCCGCGAGGGACTCTCCGCCGAGGACGAGGAACGCCTCGCCACCGGCGACGCGGCGGGCCAGCGCACCGACACGATCATGCTGCTGCACACGGGCAGCTCCGGCAGCGTGCTCGTCTCCATCCCGCGCGACTCGTACCTCCCGATCCCCGGGAACGGCAGCAACAAGGTCAACGCGGCGTTCGCGTTCGGCGGCCCGGAGCTGCTCGTCGAGACCGTCGAGGCCGCGACCGGCCTGCGCATCGACCACTACGTCGAAGTCGGCTTCGGCGGGTTCGTCGGCGCGGTCGACGCGGTCGGCGGGGTGGACATGTGCGTCCCCCGCGCCATCGACGACCCGAAGGCGGGCCTCGACATCCAGGCGGGCTGCCAGGAGCTCGACGGGACGACCGCGCTCGGCTACGTCCGCACCCGCGCGACGCCCGGCTCGGACTTCGACCGCGTCCAGCGCCAGCGCGAGTTCCTCTCCGCGCTGCTCGGCAGGGCCACCAGCCCGCTCACGCTGATCAACCCGTTCCGGATGGTCCCGCTGGCGTCCGCGGTGACCGGCACGATCACCGTCGACGACTCCGACCACATCTGGAACCTCGCCGGCCTGGCCTGGGGGATGAAGGGCGTCTCCGGCGGCGACGGCGTGCAGACGACCGTCCCGATCGGCGGCAGCGCGGGCGGGTCGAACCTGCGCTGGGACCGCACCCGGGCCCAGGCGCTGTTCGGCGCCCTGCAGAACGACCAGGCGCCGCCGGAGTCCAGCTTCGGCCCCTGA
- a CDS encoding amidase, producing MLPLPDLLRALDSGELSPSEHVDDVLSRLGSDTTNCVVALDADRARERAAELTALSAAGRRLGPLHGVAVGIKDLVDVTGLPTRCGSRLLADAAPATADAPVVTMLRAAGAVVVAKLHTHEFAYGPTGDVAATGAARNPHDPARITGGSSSGSAAAVAAGHLALAVGTDTGASVRTPAALCGVAGLKPRRGAIPGERVFPLAESFDTVGLLAADAASLAVARTALGEPGASAAAVLPRIGVADDDWWRPHDPVIADAVRAVADALTALGAPVAAQDTPGVAELAATYPVITGAEAYATHRRWFAERRDEYQPATAARLAPHAEAPAHLYVDARRERRRVGRALLDRLGASCDVLLCPTTRLRATPIGATEHDGVPVLPSMLQLTSPFNLLDRPVVALPVPVPGLPAGVQLVGVTVGEDVLLGLARALERALR from the coding sequence GTGCTGCCGCTCCCCGATCTGTTGCGGGCCCTCGACTCCGGGGAGCTCTCCCCCTCCGAGCACGTCGACGACGTGCTGTCCCGGCTCGGGTCCGACACCACGAACTGCGTGGTCGCCCTCGACGCCGACCGCGCCCGCGAGCGCGCCGCCGAGCTGACCGCGCTGTCCGCCGCGGGACGACGGCTGGGCCCGCTGCACGGCGTCGCCGTGGGGATCAAGGACCTGGTCGACGTCACCGGGCTGCCGACCCGGTGCGGCTCGCGGCTCCTGGCCGACGCCGCCCCCGCGACCGCCGACGCACCGGTGGTGACGATGCTGCGGGCCGCGGGGGCCGTGGTCGTCGCGAAGCTCCACACCCACGAGTTCGCCTACGGCCCCACCGGCGACGTCGCCGCCACCGGCGCGGCCCGCAACCCGCACGACCCGGCACGGATCACGGGCGGCTCGTCGTCCGGGTCCGCCGCGGCCGTCGCCGCCGGGCACCTCGCGCTGGCCGTCGGCACCGACACCGGGGCGAGCGTGCGCACCCCGGCCGCGCTGTGCGGCGTCGCCGGGCTGAAGCCGCGGCGCGGGGCGATCCCGGGGGAGCGGGTGTTCCCGCTGGCCGAGTCGTTCGACACGGTCGGGCTGCTGGCCGCCGACGCCGCCTCGCTCGCCGTCGCCCGCACCGCGCTCGGGGAGCCCGGCGCGTCGGCCGCGGCGGTGCTGCCCCGGATCGGCGTCGCCGACGACGACTGGTGGCGCCCGCACGACCCGGTGATCGCCGACGCCGTCCGGGCCGTGGCCGACGCGCTCACCGCGCTCGGCGCGCCCGTCGCCGCCCAGGACACCCCCGGCGTGGCCGAGCTCGCCGCCACCTACCCGGTGATCACCGGCGCGGAGGCCTACGCGACCCACCGGCGCTGGTTCGCCGAGCGCCGCGACGAGTACCAGCCCGCGACGGCCGCCCGGCTCGCCCCGCACGCCGAGGCGCCGGCGCACCTCTACGTCGACGCCCGGCGCGAGCGCCGCCGGGTCGGACGCGCCCTGCTCGACCGGCTCGGGGCCTCCTGCGACGTGCTGCTCTGCCCCACCACCCGGCTGCGGGCCACGCCGATCGGCGCGACCGAGCACGACGGGGTGCCGGTGCTGCCGTCGATGCTGCAGCTGACCTCGCCGTTCAACCTGCTCGACCGGCCCGTCGTCGCGCTACCGGTCCCGGTGCCGGGGCTGCCCGCGGGGGTGCAGCTGGTGGGGGTCACCGTCGGTGAGGACGTGCTGCTGGGGCTGGCACGGGCGCTGGAGAGGGCGTTGCGGTGA
- the ligD gene encoding non-homologous end-joining DNA ligase, producing MLATPGPLPTGAGWSFEVKWDGMRVLAEVTDGGGEPALRLRTRSGRDVTANFPELAGLVDLAPDVLLDGEVVLLDGGVPSFAALAHRIHGPAGGRPVTFMVFDVLRLYGVPLLDRPLAERRATLERLDLSATPHVETSPLYPDGAALLEVTASRGLEGVVAKREDSRYRPGRRSPDWVKIAHRHSQSCVVGGWKPERSGAAGRIGALLLGVPGPDGLEFAGRVGSGLAGAAVQELLTARLTGAPESPFAQVLPRVDAAGARWCSPTVVAEVAHLGWTAAGRLRQPVFRGIRDDVDAADVRREPR from the coding sequence ATGCTCGCCACCCCCGGACCCCTGCCGACCGGGGCCGGCTGGTCGTTCGAGGTCAAGTGGGACGGCATGCGCGTGCTGGCCGAGGTCACCGACGGCGGTGGTGAGCCGGCGCTGCGCCTGCGTACCCGTTCCGGCCGCGATGTCACCGCGAACTTCCCCGAGCTCGCCGGTCTGGTGGACCTTGCCCCCGACGTGCTCCTCGACGGCGAGGTGGTGCTGCTCGACGGTGGTGTCCCCAGCTTCGCCGCGCTCGCCCACCGGATCCACGGCCCCGCGGGCGGCCGCCCGGTCACGTTCATGGTGTTCGACGTGCTGCGCCTCTACGGGGTCCCGCTGCTCGACCGCCCGCTGGCCGAGCGCCGGGCCACCCTGGAACGGCTCGACCTGTCCGCGACCCCGCACGTCGAGACCTCGCCGCTCTACCCGGACGGGGCCGCACTGCTGGAGGTGACGGCGTCGCGGGGGCTGGAGGGCGTCGTCGCCAAGAGGGAGGACTCGCGGTACCGGCCGGGCCGGCGCAGCCCGGACTGGGTGAAGATCGCCCACCGGCACTCGCAGTCCTGTGTGGTGGGCGGCTGGAAACCCGAGAGGTCCGGTGCTGCGGGGCGGATCGGGGCGCTGCTGCTCGGTGTCCCCGGGCCGGACGGGCTGGAGTTCGCCGGCCGGGTCGGGTCCGGGCTGGCCGGGGCGGCGGTGCAGGAGCTGCTCACCGCCCGGCTGACCGGGGCACCGGAGTCGCCGTTCGCGCAGGTCCTGCCCCGGGTCGACGCCGCGGGCGCACGCTGGTGTTCCCCGACGGTCGTCGCCGAGGTCGCCCACCTCGGGTGGACGGCGGCCGGCCGGCTGCGGCAGCCGGTCTTCCGCGGGATCCGCGACGACGTCGACGCCGCCGACGTCCGCCGGGAGCCCCGCTGA
- a CDS encoding MFS transporter — MDDTAEGTVDGVTVTDPATMRRAVAAAAVGNITEWFDFGVYGYLATTIEAEFFPPGPLSQVAVFATFAIAFFFRPLGGLFFGPLGDRIGRTKVLSITVILMALGTFLIGLIPSYASIGLAAPILLVAARVLQGFSTGGEYAGAMTFIAEYAPDRRRGYFGSFLELGTFVGYALGATIASVLPLVLSAESMSSWGWRIPFFVALPLGIVGVYLRVKLEETPAFQTLLSESEEREGTQVKDGLKLIFTKYLPTFVMVGGVVVAWNVTNYMLTSYMPTYLETTVDQHGGTSIDSTTSSWLQIAVLWLAVFIIPLLGRLSDRTGRKPIMWVGAGGLIVLGIPMILLMQNGSVPAVFLGLLVMGLLLICFSATGPSTLPALFPTQIRYGGLSIAFNIFVSAFAGTVSLVMSALVLSTGDLLWPGYYLIAAGVIGVVTLLFLPETANRPLRDSQPSAGSVDEAREIAATMHAAR; from the coding sequence GTGGACGACACAGCAGAGGGGACGGTCGACGGCGTCACCGTCACCGATCCCGCGACCATGCGGCGCGCTGTTGCGGCGGCCGCGGTCGGCAATATCACCGAATGGTTCGACTTCGGTGTCTACGGTTATCTGGCCACGACCATCGAGGCCGAATTCTTCCCACCCGGGCCGCTGTCCCAGGTGGCGGTGTTCGCGACGTTCGCGATCGCGTTCTTCTTCCGTCCGCTGGGCGGGCTGTTCTTCGGTCCGCTGGGCGACCGCATCGGCCGGACCAAGGTCCTGTCGATCACGGTCATCCTGATGGCGCTGGGCACGTTCCTGATCGGGCTCATCCCGTCGTACGCCTCGATCGGGCTGGCCGCGCCGATCCTGCTCGTCGCCGCCCGCGTCCTGCAGGGCTTCTCCACCGGCGGTGAGTACGCCGGCGCCATGACCTTCATCGCCGAGTACGCCCCCGACCGTCGTCGCGGGTACTTCGGCAGCTTCCTGGAGCTCGGCACGTTCGTCGGCTACGCGCTCGGCGCCACCATCGCCTCGGTGCTGCCGCTGGTCCTCAGCGCCGAGTCCATGTCGAGCTGGGGCTGGCGGATCCCGTTCTTCGTCGCGCTGCCGCTGGGCATCGTCGGGGTGTACCTGCGGGTCAAGCTGGAGGAGACCCCGGCCTTCCAGACCCTGCTCTCGGAGTCCGAGGAGCGCGAGGGCACCCAGGTGAAGGACGGCCTCAAGCTGATCTTCACGAAGTACCTGCCGACCTTCGTCATGGTCGGTGGCGTCGTCGTCGCCTGGAACGTCACGAACTACATGCTGACCAGCTACATGCCGACCTATCTTGAGACCACGGTCGACCAGCACGGCGGCACCTCGATCGACTCCACGACGTCGTCGTGGCTGCAGATCGCGGTGCTGTGGCTGGCGGTGTTCATCATCCCGCTGCTCGGGCGGCTCTCCGACCGCACCGGGCGCAAGCCGATCATGTGGGTCGGCGCGGGCGGGCTGATCGTGCTCGGCATCCCGATGATCCTTCTGATGCAGAACGGGTCGGTGCCCGCGGTGTTCCTCGGCCTGCTGGTCATGGGGCTGCTGCTGATCTGCTTCTCGGCCACCGGACCGTCGACGCTGCCGGCGCTGTTCCCGACACAGATCCGCTACGGCGGACTGTCGATCGCGTTCAACATCTTCGTGTCGGCGTTCGCCGGGACCGTGTCGCTGGTGATGTCGGCGCTCGTCCTGTCCACGGGCGACCTGCTGTGGCCCGGCTACTACCTGATCGCGGCGGGGGTCATCGGCGTCGTGACGCTGCTGTTCCTCCCCGAGACGGCGAACCGGCCGCTGCGGGACTCGCAGCCGTCGGCGGGGTCGGTGGACGAGGCGCGCGAGATCGCGGCGACGATGCACGCCGCGCGCTGA
- a CDS encoding putative glycolipid-binding domain-containing protein, with translation MPDIDDPEVTRVAVMLTWRSDPETDGAAGMESARITTNGGGFRAVGRIIRGGEGGVLTASYRLVVAGDGTLSRLAVDVATAEGEQQLTLSRSTDGVWLVDDGSGGSRGHFGGARDVDLAFSPVFNALPVRRLALHREPAEHVLPMVFVDLPTLTVENTEQTYRTVTAGSPGTPTVVGFAAGSFAADMTVDDDGFVLDYPGIASRVTL, from the coding sequence GTGCCCGACATCGACGACCCGGAGGTGACGCGCGTGGCGGTCATGCTGACCTGGCGGTCCGACCCCGAGACCGACGGCGCCGCGGGCATGGAGTCGGCGCGCATCACGACCAACGGCGGCGGGTTCCGTGCCGTCGGCCGGATCATCCGCGGCGGGGAGGGCGGGGTGCTCACCGCGTCCTACCGGCTCGTCGTCGCCGGCGACGGGACGCTGTCGCGGCTCGCCGTCGACGTCGCCACCGCCGAGGGGGAGCAGCAGCTCACGCTGTCGCGCAGCACCGACGGCGTCTGGCTGGTCGACGACGGCTCCGGCGGCAGCCGCGGCCACTTCGGCGGCGCCCGTGACGTCGACCTCGCCTTCAGCCCGGTGTTCAACGCGCTCCCGGTCCGGCGCCTCGCCCTGCACCGGGAGCCCGCCGAGCACGTGCTGCCGATGGTGTTCGTCGACCTCCCGACACTGACCGTCGAGAACACCGAGCAGACCTACCGCACCGTGACGGCCGGGTCGCCCGGCACACCCACGGTCGTCGGCTTCGCCGCGGGTTCGTTCGCCGCCGACATGACCGTCGACGACGACGGCTTCGTCCTCGACTACCCGGGCATCGCGTCCCGGGTGACGCTCTAG
- a CDS encoding prephenate dehydrogenase — MRAVCVLGTGLIGGSLLRAAARAGREVWGTAASEPTAAAAVADGFDVTTDTDAALVRAAEADALVVVCVPLTALEAVLRRVDAVAPTCRLTDAVSVKVPVADAVAQFAPRTRFVGGHPMAGTAESGWPAGSADLFTGAAWVVASDDGLDVEVWRDVAELAWDCGSRVVPAAVDEHDVAVARISHLPHLFAAVLASVGAGEQGDDLALALSASSFADGTRVAGTRPELVLAMCEGNRGALLAAVDDALGRLGAMRGALASTGGLAATVRSGHEARMRWASTREPLEVPVDLGAPDVFAELRELGRRGDVVEPVKR; from the coding sequence ATGCGAGCGGTGTGCGTGCTGGGGACCGGACTGATCGGCGGGTCGCTGCTGCGGGCCGCGGCCCGCGCCGGGCGTGAGGTGTGGGGCACCGCCGCGTCCGAGCCGACCGCGGCCGCCGCCGTCGCCGACGGGTTCGACGTCACCACCGACACCGACGCCGCGCTGGTCCGGGCCGCCGAGGCCGACGCGCTGGTCGTCGTGTGCGTCCCGCTGACCGCGCTGGAGGCGGTACTGCGCCGCGTCGACGCGGTCGCCCCCACCTGCCGGCTCACCGACGCGGTGAGCGTGAAGGTGCCGGTCGCCGACGCGGTCGCCCAGTTCGCACCGCGCACCCGGTTCGTCGGCGGGCACCCGATGGCCGGCACCGCCGAGTCCGGGTGGCCCGCCGGGTCCGCGGACCTGTTCACCGGCGCCGCCTGGGTGGTCGCCTCCGACGACGGCCTCGACGTCGAGGTGTGGCGCGACGTCGCGGAGCTGGCCTGGGACTGCGGGTCCCGGGTGGTGCCCGCGGCCGTCGACGAGCACGACGTCGCCGTCGCCCGGATCTCGCACCTGCCGCACCTGTTCGCCGCGGTGCTCGCCTCCGTCGGCGCCGGTGAGCAGGGCGACGACCTCGCCCTCGCCCTGTCCGCGAGCTCGTTCGCCGACGGCACCCGGGTGGCCGGGACCCGGCCCGAGCTGGTCCTGGCGATGTGCGAGGGCAACCGGGGCGCGCTGCTCGCCGCCGTCGACGACGCCCTGGGCAGGCTCGGCGCGATGCGCGGGGCGCTGGCCTCCACCGGTGGGCTGGCCGCGACCGTGCGCTCCGGGCACGAGGCGCGGATGCGGTGGGCCTCGACCCGCGAGCCGCTGGAGGTGCCGGTCGACCTCGGCGCACCGGACGTGTTCGCCGAGCTGCGCGAGCTCGGCCGCCGCGGCGACGTCGTCGAGCCGGTGAAGCGCTAG